A window of Choloepus didactylus isolate mChoDid1 chromosome 23, mChoDid1.pri, whole genome shotgun sequence contains these coding sequences:
- the FZD10 gene encoding frizzled-10 — MQRPDPRLWLVLQVMGSCAAISSMDMERPGDGKCQPIEIPMCKDIGYNMTRMPNLMGHENQREAAIQLHEFAPLVEYGCHGHLRFFLCSLYAPMCTEQVSTPIPACRVMCEQARLKCSPIMEQFNFKWPDSLDCSKLPNKNDPNYLCMEAPSNGSDEPARGSGLFPPLFRPQRPPGAQEPLPKDAGPGRAAACDNPGKFHHVEKSASCAPLCTPGVDVYWSRDDKRFAAVWLAVWSALCFFSSAFTVLTFLIDPGRFRYPERPIIFLSMCYCVYSVGYIIRLFAGAESIACDRDSGQLYVIQEGLESTGCTLVFLVLYYFGMASSLWWVILTLTWFLAAGKKWGHEAIEANSSYFHLAAWAIPAVKTILILVMRRVAGDELTGVCYVGSQDVTALAGFVLIPLACYLVVGTSFILSGFVALFHIRRVMKTGGENTDKLEKLMVRIGVFSVLYTVPATCVIACYFYERLNMDYWRTLAAQHRCQLSNETKTLDCRMGASIPALEIFLVKLFMLLVVGITSGGWIWTSKTLQSWQNVCSRRLKKKSRGKPASVLTGGGLYKKAQHPPRTHLGKYEIPAQPPTCV, encoded by the coding sequence ATGCAGCGCCCCGACCCCCGCCTGTGGCTGGTCCTGCAGGTGATGGGTTCGTGCGCCGCCATCAGTTCCATGGATATGGAGCGTCCCGGCGACGGCAAGTGCCAGCCCATCGAGATCCCGATGTGCAAGGACATCGGCTACAACATGACCCGCATGCCCAACTTGATGGGCCACGAGAACCAGCGCGAGGCCGCCATCCAGCTGCACGAGTTCGCGCCGCTGGTGGAGTACGGCTGCCACGGCCACCTCCGCTTCTTCCTGTGCTCGCTGTACGCGCCCATGTGCACCGAGCAAGTCTCCACCCCGATCCCCGCCTGCCGGGTCATGTGCGAGCAGGCCCGGCTCAAGTGCTCCCCGATCATGGAGCAGTTCAACTTCAAGTGGCCCGACTCGCTGGACTGCAGCAAACTCCCCAACAAGAACGACCCCAACTACCTGTGCATGGAGGCGCCCAGCAACGGGTCGGACGAGCCCGCGCGGGGCTCGGGGCTGTTCCCGCCGCTCTTCAGGCCGCAGCGGCCCCCGGGCGCGCAGGAGCCCCTGCCCAAGGACGCGGGCCCCGGGCGCGCCGCCGCCTGCGACAACCCGGGCAAGTTCCACCACGTGGAGAAGAGCGCGTCGTGCGCGCCGCTCTGCACGCCCGGCGTGGACGTGTACTGGAGCCGCGACGACAAGCGCTTCGCCGCCGTGTGGCTGGCGGTCTGGTCCGCGCTCTGCTTCTTCTCCAGCGCCTTCACCGTGCTCACCTTCCTCATCGACCCGGGCCGCTTCCGGTACCCCGAGCGCCCCATCATTTTCCTCTCCATGTGCTACTGCGTCTACTCGGTGGGCTACATCATCCGCCTCTTCGCCGGCGCCGAAAGCATCGCCTGCGACCGGGACAGCGGGCAGCTGTACGTCATCCAGGAGGGCCTGGAGAGCACGGGCTGCACCCTCGTCTTCCTCGTGCTCTACTACTTCGGCATGGCCAGCTCGCTGTGGTGGGTGATCCTCACGCTCACCTGGTTCCTGGCCGCCGGCAAGAAGTGGGGCCACGAGGCCATCGAGGCCAACAGCAGCTACTTCCACCTGGCGGCCTGGGCCATCCCCGCCGTGAAGACCATCTTGATCCTCGTGATGCGCCGCGTGGCGGGGGACGAGCTGACCGGCGTGTGCTACGTGGGCAGCCAGGACGTCACCGCGCTGGCCGGCTTCGTGCTCATCCCGCTGGCCTGCTACCTGGTGGTGGGCACCTCCTTCATCCTCTCGGGCTTCGTGGCGCTCTTCCACATCCGCAGGGTGATGAAGACGGGCGGGGAGAACACGGACAAGCTGGAGAAGCTCATGGTGCGCATCGGCGTCTTCTCGGTGCTCTACACGGTGCCGGCCACCTGCGTCATCGCCTGCTACTTCTACGAGCGCCTCAACATGGACTACTGGAGAACCCTGGCCGCGCAGCACAGGTGCCAGCTGAGCAACGAGACCAAGACTCTGGACTGCCGGATGGGCGCCTCCATCCCCGCCCTGGAGATCTTCCTGGTGAAACTCTTCATGCTCCTGGTGGTGGGCATCACCAGCGGCGGGTGGATTTGGACCTCCAAGACGCTGCAGTCCTGGCAGAACGTTTGCAGCCGCAGGCTGAAGAAAAAGAGCCGCGGGAAACCGGCCAGCGTCCTCACCGGCGGGGGGCTCTACAAAAAAGCCCAGCACCCCCCCAGGACCCACCTCGGGAAATACGAGATCCCGGCGCAGCCCCCCACCTGCGTGTGA